DNA from Solenopsis invicta isolate M01_SB chromosome 4, UNIL_Sinv_3.0, whole genome shotgun sequence:
CCCCAATAATCGCCACAACCCGTTTAcaggaaaaaataaatacgagcCGCCGAAACGAATTTCCTATCAGCCcgcaatataatgtaaaaaatgtggAAAAACTGGGCATTACGATCAAGACTGCCGAAGCAGTTCCTACGCAAATTGTTTCTTTCTGCCAAAACCAGAAAGACGTGTGAACACAGTGGAGAAATATTGCAATCACTGCAGAAAGCAAGTATACCAAACAAGAATGTTGTCTTACTTTCCTCCTCAACACCTCCCACCCCACCCTCTCTCACTCCTCCTCTCTTCTCTCCAGAGCTCTCTCCATCGTTTCCCTAAATAACTCCTTTCCTGGATGGGATccaatagcgcacggtgcgatagcccaccaactaatcatcttgacttatctaacccaaccaacggaaaaaccaactctaggcatcggccactgtgagtggtggtggactatcggtcccgtgcgctatcgggatccgccctcTTTTCCTACTTTTGTCCACTCCCATCTCTTTACTCTTTGATCTCCCCCGTTCACCCCTTTACCCTCCCTTTTAACTGAAATCACCATTGGGATGTGGTCCAAGTCCACCTTCTCCGCCACTTCCACCCTTAACACTCTATCCCATACTTCCCCATCTTTTATCACGTAGTCTAGTACCGATTCCCCTTTTGCCCCTGCGTACGTCCACATCCCTTCCCTATCTCCTTTACCGCACCcattatatataaactattCTATCTCCTTCAATTTTCTCAACCAGCACTTTTCCCTGTTTATCTTTTTATCCTTCGACtttctcccttcctctctccctctctcaacTCCCCCATCCTCGTATTAAAGTCCCCATCTATTATTGTTCTCATTCCATTTCCCTTCTCCACCCAATCCCTAATCCTAGCCCACTTCTCCTCAAAGTCTCCATTTATATAAACCCCAATAATCCTTCACCTCTCCCCCTTTATTCTTATCCTCGTTATTATCCCCTCTATTTCTTCCTGCTTCTTCTCTTCTATCCTCTTCCTTACTCCCATCAACATTCCCTTCCCATTATCCTACCTTTCCTATTTTTCCTTCTAGCCAATTTCACTTTCCATTTAAATTCCCTTGGTAAcctttctttcactttttcccAGTGTTTTATCTCTATCCACATTTCTGCTAACATCACCACATCTCATTCCACAATCCCCCTCCAAAAATCTCTATCCTTGTTTCCTACTCCTGCTACGTTCCAAAAAGCTATTTTCCTTACCCTCATCTCCTCATTATCTCGTTCCCTACCTTGCCCTCCTTTTTCCCTAACACTCCTTTTTCCCTTTACTCTCTTCTCCGCAATATTCTCCTCATTCTTTCTCAACCTGCCTACCTCCCCTGTTAAGTACAAACGTACATTTACACAGGCGCGTCGTGCACGACACCCACATACACACATgcgaacataaatataataagtaaGACACGCACTCGCACACACGTGTGCGAATGTATACATGTGTCAACGAGAGTGGACGATGGACGGGTAGCGCGGTGCGATTAAAACAAAAGATGAGTCTCGGTCAATTCAAGGAATTTGCACCTCGGGATGCCTGTTACCAGGCAGACGTGCGTCTTGGGATTTCTTGTCGCCAAGTGCAcgtcttttcattaaaaataattgcaatccaATATCAGTTTTTTGTCTCGAATTCGCGTCTCGGATTCATTACGTCCTCGACCGCAGAGCTGAGCAGACGAGTCAAAATCAATTACTGATCAAGACGCGGGATAGTCGCGTAATCGCATCGCATCGCTCCACGGCGTCGTCCTCGTAGACTCAGGGCGGCTGCCCCTTAACGCTGCCGAGACTGAAAAAACGCGTTATTATAAAGACGTGCACGCGAGTGAGTCTCCGCGATCGAGAAAGAGACACGCTCACAAATTTTCGTATTCACAATTCCGCGACTCAAGGCAGTGGCTCCACGGCGACGTCCTCACGGGCTCAGGATTACTGCCTCTCGGCGTTGTCGCGGTGAATACGTCCTTCTGGACACACGCGTGCTCATCCAATCGTTTCGCAGTACGTGGTGAATATACGTGtgaattgtattaatttaattgaactgtgcacttataaataaaacatttaaataaatacagtaTGTGAAATTTAAGTATTTCCCACTGAACATTTTTGGTGCCTCCTGTGAGGTATCGCGGACTCTGAGTTGCGATACGAAGTGCAAACAAGATATCCAAGTGGTTGGCGGATTCATACGGCGAGTTGCAGCGTCCTCAGAGAAGTCAATCTTCGACAGACGAGTACGACGAGTACGGCGTTGGTTGGCTGGCTCACACTAGCAGAGGAGTCCGGCCCGGGAGCAAAAAGCATTGAGTATTTACATGTAAAGTAAGTCATtcgatttcaatttatttcgaCCGCAACGATGCCTGATAGAATTAAATTCCTCTTGCAAAAACGGACTTCACTGAAGTCTCAGATTACAAATCTATCGAGTATCCTCGACAAAGGTGCATTTGACGGTGCTGCATTATAGCTCCGAATCGCCCGTTTAACGGACTTGTTTCACGCGTTTGAAGAGTATAATGACGAGCTCGCGATGTTGGATCTGAGTGATATTCATCGAGAcgagtatttaaatattcaaaatcgGTATTATGATCTCGCGGCTAGAATCGGAAACATCGTGAACGTTGCGAATACTTCGGATGCCGGTACATCGAATCATGAATCTCAAAGTGACAACGCGGATTCCATAGCTATTACGAAAAAACGGCGAATCAAATTGCCTCAGGCGCCTCTGCCCACTTTCGATGGTAAATTTGAAAGTTGGCTGTCATTTAAAAATGCGTTTCGTAGCATGATCGGCGGTCAAACAGATTTGACAGACATCgacaaattacattatttgagaTCAGCATTAACGGGAGAAGCTgctaataaagtaaaaatactcgAAATAGACGGAATAAGTTACGCAAAGGCATGGGTTATTGGAGCGGTCGTATGAAGTTAAACGAATTTTAGTTCAACGGCATTTATCACTCATTGTAAATTTACCAGTATTAGATAAAGAAACTACGATCGGCTTATCTAAATTGGCGGATGAAACTCAACAACATCTCGCTTCGTTGTCCGCGTTATACGTATCGGTCAGATCCGAAATGATCCTATACTTGCTTGAGAGTAAATTGCCGAAAAGTACCTACATTGAATAAGTGGGAGACGACGCTAGATCGAGACGAACTCCCGACTTTAGATCAATTGTacgaatttatatataaaaccgCGGTCTGTGCATCAAGGCGCGAAAGAACGAAATTATGCGAATCAGATAAAGGCACGGCCGAGCCCCCGATAAAAAGAAAGCGAACACACCCGTCAAATCGAGCGTTCGTAGTCAACTCGGCACGTAATTGTGTggtatgtaaaattaaacgaCACCCGCTATACATGTGCGATGCATTCAAACAATTGCCTGTGCCGAAGCGCATAGAAATAGCGAAGAATGCGAAGTTGTGTTACAATTGCCTTCGATCTCATCGCGACAGTCCGTGCAAATTTTCTAACTGTACAATCTGTCAAAAACGACACAACTCGCTTCTCCACCTTGACAAATTATCAAAGCCAGTCAAAACAATCGCATCCAGTACCGAGACGTCTAATGACAAAACCAATTGACTAACCGATACGACGAACAATAGAGTCACGAGTTTAGCCACGATTTCTCGTGCAATTGTACCGCAATTATTAACGAGTGCTGTAGTTTATATCTGCGGCcgcgaaaacaatttaattaaatgttgagCTCTTTTAGACACGTGTGCCACTGCAAATTTTATATCTGAGTCTTTCGTTAAATACTTGGGCATCCCGGTGATGGCACATTCTTTATCCATCGGTGCAATAGATAGCCTGAATCAAAGGGTTTTGTGCATGTGACTATACAATCAATGCAAAAcagtttttccaaaaaattgacATGCTTAACAATACCAGCTATCGTGGATTTAATTCCCTTGGAGGTTTTTCCGCGAGATTTGATAAAGATTCCTCCCAATATCAAATTAGCAGATCCTGATTTTCATATACCACGTACAGTCGATTTGTTGATCGGTTCGGGCGCGACTTTGTCTATGCTTTCCGTTGGTCGAATTAATTTGTCACCCGAAGGGGAcgatttatatttgcaaaagaCGCGTCTTGGATGGGTGGTCGCCGGGGGAGCGTCTTGGCAAGCCCCTTCGAAATTTGCATGCTACTTAACAAATTTAGAAAcccaattaacaaaattttggaCAATCGAAGAAATCGCGGAGGATAAATTAAACTCCGAAGAGGAAATCGAATGCGAAGCACATTTTATAAAGACTGTTTCTCGCGATAATACAGGACGGTACACAGTTAGTTTACCATTTTGCAGGACAAATCAACGTATTGGTGAATCGTGAACATTGGCACTTAATCGTTTAACATCATTAGAACGCAAATTCAACGCGAACTCGGCATTCCGAGAGGAGTATACGCGAGTAATTGAAGAACACGTGAAGTTAGGGCATATCTCGTTAACGAAAGAGCAATGACGGATACTACATGCCTCACCATGCCGTAATTAAAGAAACCAGCAGCACTACTAAATTGCGAGTAGTGTTTGCGTCGGCGAAATCAAAGAACGGCCTGTCATTAAATGACATATTAATGGTCGGACCAACAAttcaagataaattattttcgcACTTAATTCGATTCCGTACATACAAATACGTCATTACCGCCGACATCGAAAAGATGTATTTGCAagtattattacacgaaaatgATCGGCGTTATCAACGGATTCTTTGGCGTAAAAACGATAATGTGGAAacgtatcaaattaataaacttgCATTTGGTGTATCGTCTTCGCCATTTCTTGCTATTCGTGTCCTTCAACAACTCGTTGACGATGAAGCGCACGCATTTCCTACCGCCGCGCGAGTGATCAAATCTCATTTATACGTGGATGATTTGTTATCCGGAGCCGACAGCATCGAGGAAGCGCGAATAATTAGAGACGAAATAAT
Protein-coding regions in this window:
- the LOC120357605 gene encoding uncharacterized protein LOC120357605 encodes the protein MPHHAVIKETSSTTKLRVVFASAKSKNGLSLNDILMVGPTIQDKLFSHLIRFRTYKYVITADIEKMYLQVLLHENDRRYQRILWRKNDNVETYQINKLAFGVSSSPFLAIRVLQQLVDDEAHAFPTAARVIKSHLYVDDLLSGADSIEEARIIRDEIIALLARGGFSIRQWASNDKRIIDDLATSALHARFTFDEGRFFKTLGIAWSTDGDKLHYSINSIKVTEKITKRNILLEIAKIYDPLGLLGPVILYAKKLMQDVWRCKLHWDESVPQNIYTT